From a region of the Dehalococcoidia bacterium genome:
- a CDS encoding response regulator transcription factor, translating into MNKTCVLVVDDDPIILKFVAANLRARDFEVIMAEDGPSALKSMEEKLPDLVILDIMMPGMDGIEVCHRIREWSPVPIIMLSAKSEVGNKVDLLNLGADDYITKPFGIEELMARVRAVMRRKTRSDHVDSAAFVSDDLEVNLGRRVVTVGGKQIKLSPIEYSLLRELVQNAGKVITHQMLLSRVWGPEYGEEIEYLRVYIGRLRNKIEPDPQNPKHILTESGVGYSLRKMEPPELKSSDQANNATP; encoded by the coding sequence GTGAACAAGACATGCGTTCTAGTTGTGGATGACGACCCAATCATACTCAAGTTCGTCGCTGCTAACCTGAGGGCGCGCGACTTCGAGGTCATAATGGCCGAAGACGGGCCATCCGCCCTGAAATCCATGGAGGAAAAACTCCCTGACCTGGTGATTCTGGATATCATGATGCCGGGAATGGATGGCATCGAAGTGTGCCACCGGATTCGAGAATGGTCTCCGGTTCCGATCATCATGCTCAGCGCCAAGAGTGAGGTGGGGAATAAAGTAGACCTGCTGAATCTAGGCGCTGACGATTACATTACAAAGCCTTTTGGAATTGAGGAACTGATGGCCCGTGTGAGAGCGGTAATGCGCCGCAAAACAAGATCGGACCACGTCGATTCAGCAGCCTTTGTCAGCGATGACCTGGAAGTCAATTTAGGGAGAAGAGTGGTAACTGTCGGTGGCAAGCAGATCAAGCTCAGTCCCATTGAGTATAGTTTGTTGCGAGAGTTGGTCCAAAATGCCGGCAAGGTCATCACTCATCAGATGTTACTATCGAGAGTCTGGGGCCCTGAGTATGGCGAGGAAATTGAGTATTTGCGAGTATACATTGGCCGCCTTCGCAACAAAATAGAACCCGATCCACAGAATCCGAAACACATCCTCACCGAGTCCGGGGTAGGTTATTCCCTGCGGAAAATGGAGCCTCCTGAGCTTAAATCTTCTGATCAAGCAAATAATGCCACTCCGTAA
- a CDS encoding MogA/MoaB family molybdenum cofactor biosynthesis protein has product MKAANLGILTLSDKGSKGERVDESGKVIREMVSGIGFKVARYEVIPDEKDLISRKLIEWADNEHLDLILTTGGTGLAPRDVTPEATLEVVQKLAPGISEAMRAESLKKTPHGMLSRGVSGIRGRTLIINMPGSPKAVRECLGVILPALPHAVETVRGEAFECATSQE; this is encoded by the coding sequence ATGAAAGCAGCCAATCTGGGCATTTTGACATTGAGCGATAAGGGCTCAAAAGGAGAGCGGGTGGATGAGAGCGGAAAAGTTATCCGGGAGATGGTATCCGGCATTGGTTTCAAAGTAGCTCGATATGAGGTCATTCCCGACGAGAAAGACCTGATCTCACGAAAGCTGATCGAATGGGCCGATAACGAGCATCTCGATCTGATCCTCACCACCGGGGGTACAGGGCTTGCCCCGCGGGACGTCACGCCGGAAGCTACGCTGGAAGTGGTGCAGAAACTGGCTCCCGGCATTTCCGAAGCCATGCGAGCGGAAAGCCTCAAAAAGACCCCCCATGGAATGCTGAGCCGGGGAGTCTCCGGAATCCGGGGAAGAACGCTGATCATCAACATGCCCGGCAGTCCCAAAGCCGTCCGGGAGTGTCTGGGAGTTATCCTGCCTGCCCTGCCCCATGCCGTGGAGACCGTCCGGGGGGAAGCATTCGAGTGCGCCACGAGTCAGGAATAG
- a CDS encoding bifunctional folylpolyglutamate synthase/dihydrofolate synthase, whose amino-acid sequence MDYRSALDYVLGFSDYERQPGAGYAERWDLRRMEEFLQRLGSPHLGRRTVHVAGTKGKGSTAVMIASALNASGLKAGLYTSPHLHTMRERIRVGKQFITEGEFTEAVSEMKPAIKEQNRSRFGELSTFEILTALAFCHFRKQSADIQVLEVGLGGRLDATNVVPHPDVCVITSISLDHTAVLGNTVAQIATEKAGIIKSGATVVSSRQTPEASEVIRSVCRAKGARLIMVGQEVTWVGIQDSGDSRGIETVLSRTQSFEVKGLKRNYRITIPLLGEHQMENAATAVATLEALDIDEGLIREGLANVSWPGRIQVLGEEPLLIVDGAHNADSVRRLREAIQKHFRFDRAILIMGTSADKNSAAMIGELASYFDRVITTASEHPRAADPDELATEFARKGIRAQATRNVRGALEAALAQADKSDLICATGSLFLVAEVIEQIKGTKGERYPYGERVSGNR is encoded by the coding sequence ATGGATTATCGATCAGCCCTCGATTACGTTTTAGGATTCTCCGATTATGAGCGCCAGCCCGGAGCGGGGTATGCCGAACGGTGGGACCTGCGCCGGATGGAAGAATTCCTGCAGCGATTGGGCTCGCCTCATCTGGGAAGAAGAACCGTCCATGTGGCCGGGACGAAGGGGAAAGGCAGCACGGCGGTGATGATCGCCTCCGCTCTCAACGCCTCCGGTTTGAAGGCCGGACTCTACACTTCTCCTCATTTGCATACCATGCGGGAACGCATCAGAGTCGGCAAGCAATTCATCACCGAAGGTGAATTTACCGAGGCAGTATCCGAGATGAAGCCTGCCATTAAGGAGCAAAACAGGAGCCGCTTTGGTGAACTCAGCACCTTTGAGATACTGACCGCCCTGGCCTTCTGCCATTTCCGAAAACAATCGGCGGATATTCAGGTGCTTGAGGTTGGCTTGGGGGGAAGGCTGGATGCTACCAATGTGGTGCCTCATCCAGACGTCTGCGTCATCACTTCGATCAGTCTGGACCATACCGCCGTTCTGGGCAACACTGTTGCTCAGATCGCAACTGAGAAGGCGGGGATTATTAAATCCGGCGCTACCGTGGTAAGTTCGCGGCAAACTCCAGAGGCATCCGAAGTGATCCGGTCGGTTTGCAGGGCCAAAGGGGCCCGACTTATAATGGTTGGCCAGGAGGTTACGTGGGTTGGGATTCAGGATTCGGGGGATTCACGAGGGATTGAAACAGTTCTTTCCAGAACGCAATCGTTTGAAGTAAAAGGGCTCAAGAGAAACTATCGCATCACCATCCCTCTGCTGGGCGAGCACCAGATGGAGAATGCAGCGACGGCGGTGGCTACGCTGGAGGCTCTGGATATCGATGAAGGCCTGATTCGAGAAGGTCTGGCAAATGTTTCCTGGCCGGGGAGAATTCAGGTACTGGGCGAAGAGCCTTTGCTGATTGTCGATGGCGCTCACAATGCCGATTCGGTCAGGAGGCTGAGGGAAGCTATTCAGAAGCATTTCCGGTTTGACCGGGCCATTCTCATCATGGGAACTTCTGCCGACAAGAACTCGGCAGCAATGATCGGCGAGTTGGCGTCGTATTTTGATAGAGTGATCACTACTGCTTCGGAACACCCGCGCGCCGCTGATCCTGATGAACTGGCAACCGAGTTTGCCAGGAAAGGGATACGTGCGCAAGCAACAAGAAATGTCCGGGGGGCGCTTGAGGCCGCTTTAGCCCAGGCTGATAAGAGCGACCTCATCTGTGCCACCGGATCGCTTTTTCTAGTGGCCGAGGTGATCGAGCAGATCAAGGGGACAAAAGGAGAGCGCTATCCGTACGGGGAACGGGTGTCCGGGAATCGATAA
- the fabF gene encoding beta-ketoacyl-ACP synthase II, translating into MKDSRGRNRVVITGMGTLNPVGNSVEEFWRGLIEGKSGTGPITLFDASTLSCRTAGEVKGFDPLQFIDRKEARHMARFTQFAVAAATMAVKDAALDLEKEDRERLGVFLGNGIGGLRDIEDGCNTLTTKGGMRLNPFFMPKILANLAAGYVSIALGLKGYTSTVTTACAASTQALGEAAEVIRRGSADVMVSGGTEAGITGIGVGGFAVMKALTSRNDQPTKASRPFDANRDGFIPAEGAGILVLESMEHALRRDARILAEIVGFGISSDAHNPVAIDTTGATRAMRWAIQDAGITPKDIDYINAHGTSTPLNDSSETAAIKKLFGDYAYKVPISSTKSMTGHLLGGTGAVEAIACVRTITDGIIHPTINYETPDPECDLDYVPNVARKKDVKTVLSNGFGFGGQNACLVFRKFEA; encoded by the coding sequence ATGAAAGACTCAAGAGGCAGGAACCGCGTAGTCATCACCGGAATGGGGACATTGAATCCGGTCGGAAACAGCGTCGAGGAATTCTGGAGAGGGCTCATTGAAGGAAAGTCAGGGACCGGACCGATTACCCTCTTTGATGCCTCAACGCTCTCGTGCCGGACTGCGGGCGAGGTGAAGGGGTTCGACCCTTTGCAGTTCATCGACCGCAAAGAGGCCAGACACATGGCCCGCTTCACTCAGTTTGCCGTAGCTGCAGCTACGATGGCCGTAAAAGACGCGGCTCTAGATCTCGAAAAGGAAGATCGGGAGCGGCTTGGTGTGTTTCTGGGAAACGGCATCGGCGGACTGAGGGATATCGAGGACGGCTGCAATACACTGACCACCAAAGGAGGGATGCGGCTCAATCCGTTCTTTATGCCCAAGATTCTCGCCAATCTGGCTGCTGGGTATGTTAGCATTGCCCTGGGACTGAAAGGCTATACTTCTACGGTGACAACGGCATGTGCCGCCAGCACTCAGGCACTTGGTGAGGCTGCGGAAGTGATCCGGAGAGGCAGCGCCGATGTGATGGTTTCAGGAGGCACAGAGGCGGGAATAACCGGGATTGGAGTAGGTGGCTTTGCCGTCATGAAGGCATTGACCAGTCGAAACGACCAACCTACCAAGGCCAGCCGTCCGTTCGATGCCAACCGCGATGGTTTCATTCCTGCCGAAGGAGCGGGTATTCTTGTTCTGGAAAGCATGGAACATGCTTTAAGACGCGACGCTCGAATTCTGGCGGAGATCGTCGGATTCGGAATCTCTTCCGATGCGCACAATCCGGTGGCCATCGATACTACAGGGGCCACTCGGGCTATGCGCTGGGCAATTCAAGATGCCGGAATCACGCCCAAAGATATCGACTACATCAATGCTCATGGGACCTCAACTCCGCTCAATGATTCTTCGGAAACGGCGGCCATCAAAAAGCTGTTCGGGGATTATGCCTACAAGGTGCCGATCAGCTCTACGAAGTCGATGACCGGCCATCTTCTGGGGGGCACGGGGGCGGTGGAAGCGATCGCTTGCGTGAGGACGATCACCGATGGCATCATCCATCCCACGATCAATTACGAAACTCCCGATCCGGAGTGCGACCTCGACTATGTACCGAATGTGGCACGCAAGAAGGACGTCAAAACGGTGCTCTCCAATGGATTCGGTTTCGGTGGACAGAACGCGTGTCTGGTATTCAGGAAGTTTGAGGCGTGA
- a CDS encoding thioesterase family protein, giving the protein MFVENYRSMILKKASEFYGKQMPFHTFLGLSEDSFDAENGCIRFHMRDEFVGNSLISPILHGGVISAVLDIEGSFLVLLELATKRTEGERTGKGGTIDSRVDYLIPGKGKSFTASGSILRWGNKVAAVQTELRNDQNQLIAVGRGSYMFG; this is encoded by the coding sequence ATGTTTGTGGAAAACTACCGGAGCATGATCTTGAAGAAGGCAAGCGAGTTTTATGGCAAGCAGATGCCCTTTCACACTTTTCTCGGGCTTTCAGAGGATAGTTTTGATGCAGAGAATGGCTGTATCAGATTTCACATGCGGGATGAGTTCGTGGGAAATTCTCTTATCTCTCCCATTTTGCATGGAGGCGTCATCTCAGCCGTGCTGGATATCGAGGGCTCCTTTCTGGTGCTTCTCGAACTCGCCACGAAACGGACGGAAGGTGAGCGGACTGGAAAAGGTGGCACCATTGATTCGCGTGTCGACTATCTCATTCCAGGAAAAGGAAAGTCATTCACCGCTTCGGGCTCGATCCTTCGCTGGGGGAACAAGGTCGCAGCCGTTCAAACCGAATTGCGTAACGACCAGAATCAACTGATCGCCGTGGGTAGGGGATCATATATGTTTGGCTAG
- the leuS gene encoding leucine--tRNA ligase, which yields MIEKYNPSEIETKWQSRWHQDQLYKVTETSDRPKFYQLTMFPYTSGNLHIGHWYAMAPADVHARFMRMKGYNVLHPMGFDAFGLPAENAAIKHNIHPHKWTMDNVEHMRPQLKSLGAIYDWDREVITCLPEYYQWTQWLFLKLYEAGLAYRANAPANWCSKCQTVLANEQVVDGECERCNTPVIRKQMEQWFFRITRYADELMQHEGLDWPERVKTMQRNWVGRSEGAEISFGIEEYGLDEKEICIFTTRPDTVFGVTFMVLAPEHPLVEKLTTPERRKEVEDYVNWTRRQSEIERLSTDREKTGVFTGAYAVNKLTGQKVPIWITDYVLLSYGTGAVMAVPAHDQRDFEMATKFGMQIKVVIAPEGYKGEPFAQAYEGTGTMINSSQFDGLPSEEGKKAIIQFLEKKGFGKGAITYRLRDWLISRQRYWGAPIPMIYCPKCGIVPVAEKDLPVLLPEDAEFKPTGESPLKYCESFVNTTCPRCGEPARRETDTMDTFMCSNWYFLRYTSPKYTEGPFDPDQLKYWMPVDLYTGGVEHAVMHLFYARFFTKALRDVGLVKFDEPFLRLFNQGTIILNKQKMSKSRGNVVSPDSLVAEYGADAVRAYLMFIGPWELGGEWNDSGLVGVARWINRIWSLVLDESCGASPVTQEKEIRRQTHKTIKKVQEDLEKIRFNTMVAALMEFTNYLAKVKETSAVSDNPAWKEAMESLILLLAPTAPHLAEELWEKTSHSYSIHNQPFPAWQEELVAEEQFTLVIQINGKLRDKIDVPVSIAETEATELALSQEKIKAQLKDREVFKALYVPGRLVNIVIK from the coding sequence ATGATCGAAAAATATAATCCTTCGGAAATAGAAACGAAATGGCAATCGCGATGGCACCAGGACCAACTCTATAAAGTAACAGAAACCAGCGACCGCCCCAAGTTCTACCAGTTGACCATGTTCCCCTATACGTCCGGCAACCTTCACATCGGGCACTGGTATGCCATGGCTCCGGCCGATGTGCATGCCCGGTTCATGCGAATGAAGGGCTACAATGTTCTCCATCCCATGGGTTTCGATGCCTTCGGCCTTCCCGCTGAGAACGCTGCTATCAAGCACAATATCCATCCTCATAAATGGACGATGGACAACGTCGAACACATGCGCCCTCAGCTCAAAAGCCTCGGCGCCATCTATGATTGGGATCGGGAGGTCATCACCTGCCTCCCCGAATACTACCAGTGGACTCAGTGGCTGTTCCTCAAGCTCTATGAAGCGGGCTTGGCTTATCGGGCAAACGCACCGGCCAACTGGTGTTCCAAGTGCCAGACAGTCCTGGCCAACGAGCAGGTGGTCGATGGTGAATGTGAGCGCTGTAATACGCCGGTGATCAGGAAGCAAATGGAGCAATGGTTCTTCCGCATCACCAGATACGCCGATGAGTTGATGCAACATGAAGGACTGGACTGGCCGGAGCGGGTCAAAACCATGCAGCGCAACTGGGTAGGTCGAAGCGAGGGAGCGGAAATTAGTTTCGGTATCGAAGAATACGGGCTCGATGAAAAGGAAATCTGTATATTTACCACCCGGCCGGACACGGTTTTCGGTGTCACCTTTATGGTTCTGGCTCCGGAACATCCTCTGGTTGAGAAGCTGACTACTCCCGAACGAAGGAAAGAGGTTGAGGATTACGTCAACTGGACTCGTCGCCAATCGGAGATCGAAAGGCTTTCCACCGATCGGGAGAAGACCGGCGTTTTCACTGGGGCCTATGCCGTCAACAAACTGACCGGCCAGAAGGTGCCGATCTGGATTACCGACTATGTGCTGCTCAGCTACGGCACCGGCGCGGTGATGGCCGTACCAGCCCATGATCAACGCGATTTTGAAATGGCCACGAAATTCGGCATGCAGATCAAGGTGGTCATTGCGCCAGAAGGATACAAGGGTGAGCCATTTGCCCAGGCCTATGAGGGAACCGGAACGATGATCAACTCCAGCCAATTCGATGGCCTGCCCAGCGAGGAAGGGAAGAAAGCCATCATCCAATTCCTGGAGAAAAAGGGTTTTGGCAAGGGAGCCATCACTTATCGCCTGCGAGATTGGCTCATCTCCCGCCAGCGATACTGGGGCGCGCCTATTCCGATGATCTACTGTCCTAAATGCGGCATCGTGCCGGTGGCAGAAAAAGACCTGCCGGTGCTTCTGCCCGAGGACGCCGAATTCAAGCCGACCGGGGAATCTCCGCTGAAATACTGTGAATCGTTCGTCAATACCACCTGCCCCCGATGCGGCGAACCAGCCAGACGAGAGACCGATACCATGGACACGTTCATGTGTTCCAACTGGTATTTCCTGCGCTACACCAGCCCGAAATACACCGAAGGGCCATTCGATCCCGATCAGCTGAAATACTGGATGCCCGTCGACCTCTACACCGGCGGCGTTGAACATGCCGTGATGCACCTGTTCTATGCCCGTTTCTTCACCAAAGCCCTTCGCGACGTAGGGCTGGTCAAATTTGATGAGCCGTTTCTGCGGCTCTTCAACCAGGGAACCATCATCCTGAACAAGCAGAAGATGAGCAAATCGCGCGGCAACGTAGTTAGCCCGGACAGTCTGGTGGCCGAATACGGCGCTGATGCGGTTCGAGCGTATCTGATGTTCATCGGGCCGTGGGAGCTGGGCGGGGAGTGGAACGATAGCGGACTGGTTGGAGTGGCGCGATGGATCAACCGCATCTGGTCTCTGGTTTTGGACGAATCCTGCGGCGCTTCACCCGTGACCCAGGAAAAAGAGATTCGCCGCCAGACGCACAAGACGATCAAGAAGGTGCAGGAGGATCTGGAAAAGATCCGCTTCAATACAATGGTAGCCGCTCTCATGGAATTCACCAATTATCTGGCCAAAGTCAAAGAAACCAGCGCCGTCTCAGACAATCCTGCCTGGAAGGAGGCCATGGAATCCCTGATCCTCCTGCTGGCTCCAACGGCGCCGCACCTGGCCGAAGAACTCTGGGAAAAGACAAGCCATAGCTATAGCATCCACAATCAGCCGTTCCCTGCATGGCAGGAGGAACTGGTTGCCGAAGAGCAATTCACCTTGGTGATCCAGATCAACGGAAAGCTGCGGGACAAGATCGATGTGCCGGTTTCCATCGCTGAGACCGAAGCCACAGAACTGGCGCTAAGCCAGGAAAAAATAAAGGCTCAATTGAAGGACCGCGAGGTATTCAAGGCACTTTATGTGCCGGGACGGCTGGTAAATATTGTGATAAAATAA
- the hisS gene encoding histidine--tRNA ligase gives MYRAPRGTFDILPQDQPYRRYIEAKVGQICQLYGYERIDTPVFEDAGLFVRSIGEETDIVEKEMYTFEDRGRDKLTLRPEGTASVCRAYLEHGMHNLTQPVKLYYITQIFRYERPQAGRFRQHWQFGFEAIGEADPAVDAQVIDMAWNLYAALGLQNLVLKLNSIGCRQCRPAYIKTLKDYYAGKVENLCPDCKRRAERNTLRLLDCKNESCIPFTEQAPKSVNYLCDECGAHFDSLKKYLHILGHDFNVDHRLVRGLDYYTKTVFEIQPPGQLGAQSTVGGGGRYDNLIEEIGGRPTPAVGFATGIERIILNLKNQDISVPALSQPGVFVAFLGEAAKDKALEYAAKMRQDGMGVILASGSRSLKAQLKQANALNARHALIIGDDELRDGMVMWRDMGKGEQQRLSFDEARKCVRGGL, from the coding sequence GTGTACCGGGCTCCACGCGGGACTTTTGATATCTTGCCTCAGGATCAACCCTATCGCCGATATATCGAGGCGAAGGTCGGGCAGATCTGCCAGCTTTACGGATACGAGCGCATCGACACCCCCGTTTTTGAGGATGCCGGCCTTTTTGTCCGCAGCATCGGAGAAGAGACCGATATCGTCGAGAAGGAGATGTACACCTTCGAGGATCGAGGCCGGGACAAACTTACTCTGCGTCCCGAAGGAACCGCCTCCGTATGCCGCGCATATCTGGAACACGGGATGCACAACCTCACTCAGCCGGTCAAGCTCTACTATATCACCCAGATATTCCGATACGAGCGACCCCAGGCAGGTCGGTTCCGCCAGCACTGGCAGTTTGGATTTGAAGCCATCGGTGAGGCCGATCCCGCCGTCGATGCCCAGGTGATCGATATGGCCTGGAATCTTTACGCCGCTCTCGGCTTGCAAAATCTGGTGTTGAAGTTGAACAGCATCGGATGCCGCCAGTGCCGTCCGGCATACATCAAAACACTGAAGGACTACTATGCCGGAAAAGTCGAGAATCTGTGTCCCGACTGCAAGCGCCGGGCGGAGAGAAACACCCTTCGACTGCTGGATTGCAAGAACGAGTCGTGCATTCCTTTCACCGAACAAGCTCCCAAGAGCGTCAATTACCTCTGTGACGAATGCGGCGCGCATTTCGATTCTCTGAAGAAATACCTCCATATTCTGGGACACGATTTTAACGTTGACCACCGGCTGGTCCGAGGGCTCGACTACTACACCAAGACGGTCTTTGAAATCCAGCCACCCGGCCAGTTGGGAGCCCAGAGCACAGTGGGCGGCGGAGGCCGTTACGATAACCTCATCGAGGAGATCGGAGGCAGGCCAACGCCGGCGGTGGGATTTGCCACGGGCATCGAGCGCATTATCCTCAACCTGAAAAACCAGGATATCTCTGTTCCTGCCCTTTCTCAACCGGGAGTCTTTGTGGCCTTCCTTGGAGAGGCGGCCAAAGACAAGGCGCTGGAGTATGCGGCAAAAATGCGCCAGGACGGGATGGGGGTTATCCTTGCTTCCGGAAGCCGGAGCTTGAAGGCTCAACTGAAGCAAGCCAATGCTCTGAATGCCCGGCATGCGCTGATTATCGGCGATGACGAACTGAGAGACGGAATGGTGATGTGGCGCGATATGGGCAAAGGAGAACAGCAGCGTTTGAGCTTCGATGAAGCCCGGAAATGCGTAAGGGGTGGCTTATGA
- a CDS encoding CoA transferase: MLYPLQGIRAIDCGVFHAGPGALAILAELGAEVIKIEQPRIGDPVRELMAFGTTCFEFKGRSLFFEGANRNKKSVTIDLKSEKGQEILHRLVAKCDVFLTNYRKDAVERLQLTYPALRKFNSSLIYAYVSGNGSLGPDSKRGGFDQQGQARSGLMFSIGTADMPPLLLQFGVMDQIAAITISHGILTALLMRERTGVGQEIDASLLGSAMFAQYFNVIMPLVTDMEVPRYDRMDTDPLRNYYCCQDGQWISIQAIPRHADSWEICCRLIGRSELKADPRFDTDRKRMENRKELIPILDKVFATKPRDEWHRLFGQYDFISCPVNKPSDLKDDPQVIENGYIVDCDHQVFGKTRVPGYPIRFGQAQTCPHVAAPELGAHTDEVLREIGGYSDAEIQQFREKGVV, encoded by the coding sequence ATGCTTTACCCGCTGCAAGGGATTCGGGCCATCGATTGCGGTGTTTTCCATGCCGGACCGGGGGCTTTGGCTATTCTCGCTGAACTGGGAGCAGAAGTAATAAAGATCGAGCAACCGCGCATCGGTGATCCGGTCAGGGAGCTGATGGCCTTTGGGACTACTTGCTTTGAGTTTAAGGGCAGGAGCTTGTTCTTTGAGGGGGCAAATCGCAATAAAAAGAGCGTCACAATAGACCTCAAGAGTGAGAAAGGCCAGGAGATTCTGCATCGTCTGGTGGCGAAGTGCGATGTCTTTCTGACCAATTATCGCAAGGATGCTGTTGAGCGATTGCAGTTGACTTACCCAGCGCTTCGCAAATTTAACTCCTCCCTCATATATGCTTATGTCTCTGGAAACGGTTCCCTGGGACCCGACAGCAAGCGAGGCGGGTTTGACCAGCAGGGGCAGGCGAGATCAGGCCTTATGTTTTCCATTGGAACTGCCGATATGCCCCCGCTGCTTCTCCAGTTTGGCGTCATGGATCAAATAGCGGCAATTACCATCAGCCACGGAATATTGACTGCCCTTCTGATGAGAGAACGGACCGGGGTCGGTCAGGAGATTGATGCTTCGCTTCTTGGCTCAGCCATGTTTGCTCAATATTTCAATGTTATCATGCCTCTGGTTACGGATATGGAGGTTCCTCGCTACGATCGGATGGATACGGACCCGTTGCGAAATTACTATTGCTGCCAGGATGGGCAATGGATTTCCATCCAGGCGATTCCTCGCCATGCGGATAGCTGGGAGATTTGCTGCCGGCTCATCGGGCGCTCGGAACTGAAGGCCGACCCCAGGTTTGATACCGACCGGAAACGAATGGAAAACCGCAAGGAGTTGATCCCTATCCTTGATAAGGTATTCGCCACCAAACCGAGGGATGAATGGCATCGTCTTTTCGGCCAATACGATTTCATTTCCTGCCCGGTGAACAAACCCTCCGATCTGAAAGACGATCCTCAGGTGATCGAGAACGGGTACATCGTGGATTGCGACCATCAGGTATTTGGCAAAACCAGGGTTCCCGGATATCCCATCCGTTTTGGCCAAGCACAAACCTGTCCTCACGTTGCCGCGCCTGAACTGGGGGCGCATACCGATGAGGTGCTTCGGGAAATCGGCGGCTATAGTGATGCGGAGATACAGCAGTTCAGGGAAAAAGGTGTGGTATAG
- the argF gene encoding ornithine carbamoyltransferase, whose protein sequence is MKNKDLLSVADLTPDDLRRILDSATTLKSKEAGPVFKGMTLAMIFEKPSLRTRVSFDVAMYQLGGHSLYLSGDEVGLNKREPVKDTAQVLSRYVNAIVARTFAQSTVEEIAKYSRVPVINGLSDQEHPCQAIADLLTIREKKGRLEGLTLAYVGDGNNVAASLLLACALAGMNFKFASPKGYDLPPQILSAGRGLAASGKSKIIISESPQAAVKGADVVYTDVWTSMGKEAEREKRNKDFAAYQITPGLLSQAKADAILMHPMPVHHGEEFSEGLIDCPQSVLIDQAENRLHAQKAILVDLLKR, encoded by the coding sequence ATGAAGAACAAAGACCTTCTTTCTGTAGCCGATCTCACCCCTGATGACCTTCGCCGCATCCTCGATAGCGCCACCACCCTGAAATCCAAAGAAGCTGGTCCGGTGTTCAAAGGGATGACACTGGCCATGATTTTTGAGAAACCTTCTCTGCGCACCCGCGTGAGCTTCGATGTGGCCATGTACCAACTCGGCGGCCATTCGCTCTATCTCTCTGGAGACGAGGTGGGATTAAACAAGAGGGAACCGGTGAAAGACACTGCGCAAGTGCTGAGCCGTTATGTCAATGCCATTGTGGCCCGGACGTTTGCTCAGAGCACGGTGGAGGAGATCGCCAAATACTCCAGAGTCCCGGTAATCAACGGCTTATCCGATCAAGAGCACCCCTGCCAGGCTATCGCCGACCTGCTGACAATCCGCGAGAAAAAGGGCCGACTCGAGGGCCTGACGCTGGCTTATGTCGGAGACGGCAATAATGTGGCCGCAAGCCTGCTTCTGGCCTGCGCTCTGGCCGGAATGAATTTCAAGTTCGCTTCCCCCAAAGGATATGATCTTCCGCCGCAAATTTTAAGCGCCGGAAGAGGACTGGCTGCATCCGGTAAGTCCAAGATCATCATCAGTGAAAGCCCCCAGGCTGCAGTCAAAGGGGCCGACGTGGTCTACACTGATGTCTGGACCAGCATGGGCAAAGAAGCCGAACGTGAGAAGCGCAACAAGGATTTTGCAGCTTATCAGATCACCCCAGGGCTTCTTTCCCAAGCCAAGGCGGATGCCATTCTGATGCATCCCATGCCGGTGCATCACGGTGAAGAATTCTCTGAGGGACTTATCGATTGCCCCCAATCGGTGCTCATCGACCAGGCGGAAAATCGCCTTCATGCCCAAAAAGCGATCCTCGTGGATCTGCTGAAGCGGTGA